The following is a genomic window from Synergistaceae bacterium.
AGCCCGACCGCGCCGAGGGTACTGTGTGGGGTACACACGGGAGAGCAGGTCACTGCCGGAAAACTGAATGAAACAACAGCGGGACAAAGAGAATTTTTCTTCGTCCCGCTGTTGTTTTATTTTTGGCACATTTATTTTGACACAGAAGTAGTTTCGAGTATACTATATTTCTTTTCGTGAGGTATGGATTCTTCATCCTGTAATTCTGCCCATACCCGTGCCGCGCCTGCGACAGTTTTGTGAAAAACTCTGAAGGGATGAGAAATTATGCAGCCACTTATCGGTATCACATCATATTTTCTGAACACCAGAGATAAAGACAATAAACCCCTTGAGCGGTATCTTTCACCGAACGTCTACGTTTCCTATCCCACTTACGTTCACAGGGTGGAACGGGCCGGAGGGATTCCCATAGATATCCCCTATTACCTCGACGACGCCTCCGTCTTCGCTTTGGCGGAAAAACTCGATGGAATTCTTTTCTGCGGAGGCGAGGACGTCAATCCTCAATATTACGGAGAGCCTGTCGCCGGAACGAAAACCGTTGTTCCCGAACGCGACGCGCTGGAGTTCAAACTGTTGGACGCCTTTTTTAAACTTCGGAAGCCAATTTTCGGAATTTGCCGCGGCGAGCAGGTCATCAACACCTTCTTCAAAGGCTCTCTGATACAGGACATAGCTCGGGAAAACAAGGGGTATATCGAGCATTCCCGCTCCGACAATCCTGACTCGCCGGTTCATAAAATCGCCGTCAAAACGGGGACACGCCTGCATTCCATTCTGGGGGAAACGACTGTGAACGTGAACTCCCTCCACCATCAGGCCGCGCGGACACCCGGCGAGGGGCTCGTCGTCTCCGCCCGATCCGAAGATGGACTGGTCGAAGGGCTGGAACTTCCCGACTACCCCTTCCTCCTGGGCGTTCAATGGCACCCGGAACGCCTGGACATTCCCCCTCACTTCGCGCTTTTCGAGGAATTTATTCGTTCCTCCCGACGGTCATCCTGATTTGCTCTGCGTATAACAGACAGTGCGGCAATGAAAAAGATTACTTTTGTTTTTTAGCGCGCTCTTTATTTTATAATGTGATAGAACTTGTGTAATAAAAGAAGTTGTGTAATAGAAGGCGGTGTGGCAGGAGCGACGGAAAAATTGAGAGATAATTGAAGCAGATAAAATTTGAAGCAGATGGAATCGGACAAAATTTCAGGAAGCAATCCAGATGAAAATTTATATAGAAAATTTAGTTAGAAAAGAAGGACGCTTATGCCGAAGGTGAGCATTATTTTGGGAAGTGACTCAGACTGGCCGATCATTGAGCCGGGGTATCTGGTTCTGAAGGAGTTCGGGATTGGGGTGGACGTCCTGGTGGCCTCCGCCCATCGAACGCCGCGGGTGGTGGAGGAGTTTGCCGTCTCGGCCCGGGAGAAGGGCGCGGAGGTTCTCATCGCGGTCGCCGGAGCGGCGGCCCATCTGCCGGGAGTGGTGGCGGCCTGGACGACCCTGCCTGTCATTGGCGTTCCGGTGGCGGGCCATGCGCTTGCGGGTATGGACGCGCTTTTCAGTATTCTTCAGATGCCTTCCGGCGTGCCGGTGGGGACGATGGCCATTGATGGGGGTAAAAACGCGGCTCTTTATGCAATATCGATTCTGGCCCTGAAATATGAGGATCTGGCGCGAAGACTTCTGGATTTTCGAGAGGCACAGGCACGGATGGTTGCCCGGAAGAACGAGGTCTTGCAGGCTGAACTGGCCGCCGGCGATAAAACAGAGGCGCAAAAAGAAAAAGAACTCCAAATTGAGCGATGATTGACGCCCCCAAAGTGGACCGCGGAGTCATCGCTCAAAATATTACGGACCAATGCAGGAAGGGAGACGGAACAGGGTATGGGAACGGAAACGCTGCTTTATGAGGGAAAGGCGAAGAAAATTTTTGCGACGGATAACCCCGACGAGGTTCGGGTGTATTTTAAAGATGACGCAACGGCCTTTGACGGAAAGAAAAAAGGGACGATTCAATCCAAGGGTGTTCTGAATAACTCGATTTCCACGTTTTTTTTCGAGTTGCTGGCCTCTGAGGGAATTCCGTCTCATTTCATACGAAAAATCGACGAACGCAACATGCTGGTCAAAAAACTGGCCATCATTCCCATTGAGGTGGTCATGCGCAATATTGCCGCAGGGAGTCTCTCGAAGCGGTTGGGCTGGGAAGAGGGGCGCAAACTGCCTCAAAGCGTCGTGGAGCTGTACTACAAAGACGACGCCCTGGGCGACCCGCTGATCAATCATTCTCACGTGGCGGTTCTTGGAATCGCCGATTCTGCCCGAGTCGATATTTTAGAAAAGACGGGCCTCAAAATCAACGCCATTCTGACGGAGTTTCTCGCGAAGAAAAATCTGCTTCTCGTGGATTTCAAGCTGGAGTTCGGGCTTTATGAAGGACAGGTGCTGCTGGGGGATGAAATTTCTCCGGATACCTGCCGCTTCTGGGACAGCAGAACCAACGAAAAACTGGACAAGGACCGTTTTCGTCGAGATCTGGGAAATGTAGAAGGCGCCTACGAGGAGATCTGGCGTCGTCTTGGAGGGGGTAAGTAAATGTTCAGAGTGAAGGTCACGGTCATGCTCAAAAGAAGCGTCCTGGACCCGCAGGGCGCGGCGCTGGAGCGGGCGCTGAACGCCTGCAGGGACGACGCGCTTTCCTTTTCCGAAGTGTCTTCCGTCCGAGTGGGAAAGGTCATCGAAATGACCTGCGACGGTAATGATGCCGAAAGCGTGAAGGAAAGGATGCACAGTTTGGCTGATCGTATTCTGGCGAATCCCGTCATGGAAGAATACACTGTCAGCGTGGAAAGTCTGTCATGAAGAACGGAATGAAAGCGGGAATCGTCGTCTTTCCGGGATCCAACTGCGATCGGGACTGCTACCGGGCTCTGAAGGCCGTCACGGGGGTGGAGGCTCGGTTCGTGTGGCACAGAGAAAGCTCTCTTGAGGATTTTGACCTGATTATCCTGCCCGGCGGTTTTTCCTTTGGAGATTACCTGCGGACAGGGGCTATTGCGCGTTTTTCCCCTGTAATGAACGAGGTCATCCGTTTGGGCAAACGCGGTGTCCGTCTCCTGGGCATCTGCAATGGCTTTCAGATTCTGGCGGAGGCGGGACTTCTTCCGGGGGCGCTCTTGCGCAATCAGGGACTTCTGTTTATTTGTAAAGATATTTATATGAAAGTAGAAAGATCCAACACCGACTTCACCAACAAATATGAACAGGGACAGGTGCTGCGCATGCCGGTCATTCACGGAGAGGGGAACTACACCATCGACGAGGCGGGATACCACGAGCTGGTGGACGGCGAGCAGGTCATCTTTCGCTACTGCGCCTCCGACGGCAGCGTGAACCCCTCTGATGCTCCCAATGGCGCAATGGGGAATATCGCGGGTATCATCAACAGAGAGGGGAACATTTTGGGGCTGATGCCCCATCCCGAGAAAGTCTCGGAGCCGATTATGGGCGGCGAGGATGGAGCTGGAGTTTTCAGGTCGCTTCTGTCCGTCCTGTCGGTCTGATGAGTCCCGGTACAGATTTGGAGGATTTTTCAATGTCAGAAAAAATCTCAATCGAAAAACAGTTGAAGGAGAATGGCCTGACCCGGGAGGAATATGAGCGTATCCTCTCACTGATGAAGCGGGAGCCCAATTCTCTGGAACTGGCGCTTTTCGGCGTTATGTGGTCAGAACACTGCAGCTATAAAAATTCGAAGGCTCAGCTCCGCAAGTTTCCCACCGCCGGCCCCCAGGTGGTTCAGGGACCGGGAGAAAACGCCGGAGTGGTGAGGGTGGACGGGAAACTCTGCGTGGTCTTCAAGATGGAAAGCCACAACCACCCCTCCGCCATAGAGCCTTATCAGGGGGCCGCCACCGGCTCAGGCGGAATCATCCGGGACATCTTTGCCATGGGAGCCCGTCCTGTGGCCGTTCTTGACAGCCTGCGCTTCGGCAGCCTTGGCGCTTCCCGCACCAAAGAGCTTTTAAGGGGCATCGTCGCCGGCGTGGGAGGATACGGCAACTGTATCGGCATTCCCACCGTGGGTGGAGAGGCCGTTTTCCACCCCTCCTGGCAGGGAAACCCTCTGGTCAACGTCATGTGCGTCGGGCTGGTGGAGGAGGATAAAATCTTCAAAGGACAGGCCAGCGGGGTCGGCAACATCGTCATGGTGGTGGGAGCCCGCACGGGACGCGACGGCATTCGGGGCGCCAGCTTCGCCTCTGAGGAGCTCAGCGACGCGGACCCGGACAAGCGCCCCAACGTTCAGGTGGGAGATCCTTTTATGGAAAAACTCCTGCTGGAGGCCACTTTGGAGGTTCTGCAGCTGAACCTGGTGGTGGGATTGCAGGACCTGGGCGCGGCGGGGCTGACCTCGTCGGCGGCGGAGATGGCCGGACGGGCGGGAAACGGCCTCTATATCGACGTGGAAAAGGTTCCCCTGCGGGAAACGGGGCTGGAGCCATGGGAGATCATGCTCTCGGAATCTCAGGAACGAATGTTGTTCGTGGTGGACCCCTCGAAAGTCGAGGAAATCGAGGCAGTTTTCAAAAAGTGGGAGCTGACGGCCACGGCCATCGGCGAAGTGACGGGAGACGGACGCTTCACCATTCGGAAGGGTGAAAAGGTTCTGGCTTCCGTTCCCGCCGGATTCCTGACGGATCAGGCCCCCGTGAACATCCGGCACTGGCGGGAGCCGCTGCGGTTCGTGGACCCCAGACGCATCGACCATTCTCTCCTGAGAAACTGGGAAAACTGGACAGGGCTTTTGAAAAAACTTCTGGCGTCTTCGAATATTACGTCGAAACGATGGATTTATGAGCAGTACGACCATCTTGTGGGCCTCAATACCGTCGTTCGGCCGGGAAGTGACGCCGCCGTTCTGCGACTGCCGGAAAGCGAAAAGGGTATCGCCCTTTCCATCGACTGCAACAGCCGCTACGTGTTCCTCAATCCTCAGCTTGGAGGGGCCATCGCCGTGGCGGAAAGCGCGCGCAACGTGGCGGCCTCCGGAGCGAAACCCCTTGCGATTACAAACTGCCTGAACTTTGGAAATCCGGAAAATCCCGAAATTTACTGGCAGTTCGTCAACGCTACAGATGGAATGGCTGAGGCCTGTCAGGAGTTTTCAACCCCCGTCACGGGAGGGAACGTGAGTTTTTACAATGAATTTGACGGCAGGGCCATATTCCCCACGCCGGCCATTGGGATGGTGGGGGTTCTGGAGAAGGTGGAAGACCGGGTGAGCAGCGCCTTCAGGAAAGCGGAGGACCTGGTGATTCTCGTGGGAAAATCCCTGGAGGAACTGGGGGCTTCGGAGGCCCATTTCGTGCTGACGGGCAGAGACGAAGGCCTTGTGCCCTCTCTCGACTATGGCCGGGAAAAACGCCTCCACGCTTTTTTGGTGGAAGCGGCGCAAAGACACCTTTTGGCCTCCGCTCATGACTGCTCCGAAGGGGGACTGGCCGTGGCTCTGGCGGAGTCCGCCATTCAGGGCGAGCTGGGGGTTTCTCTGGAGTGGACGGACGACATCTCCCCCGCGGCAGCCCTCTTTGGCGAGACCCAGTCCCGGGCGGTGATTTCCATTTCTCCCGCGCGAAAGGAAAAAACTGAAGAGCTTATGGAAAAATATTGCCTTCACTACACATTTCTTGGAACCGTAACCGCGGATAAAAAATTTGTCCTGCGCTACAACGGGGAGACCGTTATTGAAAGTTCCATCTCCGAGCTCGCTCCCCTCTGGAACGACACTCTCGCGGAGGCCATGAAGTAATGGACGCATACGGCGAAAACAGTTCCTGGCACGAGGAATGCGGTATTTTTGGGGTGTGGTCGAAAACTGCCTCCGTGACGGATATCTGCTACATGGGCCTTTTCGCCCTTCAGCATCGGGGGCAGGAAAGCGCGGGCATCGCTGTGACCGACGGGATGCATATCGATATTGCCAAAGGCATGGGGCTGATGACGGAGGCTTTTAAACCCCGTCTTCCGGCAATCAGAGGGCACTCCGCCATCGGACATGTGCGTTATTCCACCGTGGGCGGCAGTATTTTGTCTAACGTGCAGCCTTTTCTGTCCTCTTTTTCGGGGGGATTTATCAGCCTGGCCCACAACGGCAGTCTGACCAACGCCCAGCGAATCCGCCACGACCTCGAAAAGGAGGGCTGTCCTTTTCAGTCCACTTCGGACACGGAAACGATCCTGAACCTGATCTCCGTCACTCCGGCTCCAACCCTTGAAGAAAAGATCCTTACTGCTCTGGAGCAGATCGACGGAGCCTATTGCCTCGTCATCATGACAGGGGACAGGCTGATCGGCGTAAGGGATCCCCACGCTTTTCACCCGCTTTGTCTCGGTCGTTTGAAGGACGGGTACGTTCTGGCCTCGGAGTCCTGCGCTCTGGACGCCGTAAACGCGGATTTCGTGCGGGATGTCCTTCCCGGAGAAATGATCGTTATCGACGAAAGCGGGATGCGGTCTTCATTTTTGCGGAAAAAGGCGAAACTGTCGAACTGCATTTTTGAGTATATCTATTTTGCCCGACCGGACAGCGTTATCGACGGAAGAAGCGTCTGGCAGAGCCGTTATCGCATGGGACGTCAACTGGCGAAGGAGTATCCGGTTTCCGCGGACGCCGTGGTTCCGGTTCCCGACACGGGAATAGCGGCGGCCATTGGATTCAGCGCGGAGAGCGGCATCCCCTACGTGGAGGGATTGATCAAAAACCGCTATGTGGGCCGAACGTTCATTCTGCCCGACCAGACGAAGCGGAAAGCCACGGTCGAAATGAAGCTGAATCCCGTTCGGGCCAACCTTCAGGGCAAAAAAATTATTTTAATCGACGATTCCATCGTGCGGGGAACCACGAGCGCGCGTCTTATCGCTCTTTTGCGCAGCGCGGGGGCCGCTGAAGTGCATATGTGCGTTTCTTCCCCTCCCATCACGCACCCCTGCTATTACGGGATCGACACCTCCATACGCAAGGAACTGATCGCGGCGGTGTCCTCAGAAGAGGAAATTTCCCGAAAAATAGGAACCGATGGACTGCATTATCTTTCACGGCAGGGGCTGCTCGCGTCCGTGGAAGATTCGGCGGGGCAGTGCATGTGTACTTCCTGTTTCTGCGGCGCTTATCCCACCGATGTCACCGAATGTCTGGAGTCGGAAGACCTCAAGCCCGAAATGCGCTCCGGAATTGTTCTGAAGGCCGGGTCGGAGGTTGGAGTATGACGGCGCCCGATCATCAATCGCTTTCTTATAAGGACGCGGGAGTGGACATCGAGGCGGGTAACCGCTCGGTGGAAGAAATTCGGGAAGCGGCGGACTCGACCCGCCGTCCGGAGGTTATCGGGAGCCTGGGTGGATTTGGAGGGCTTTTTGCGCTGAATGCCTCCCGGTACAAAAATCCGGTTCTGGTTTCCGGAACGGACGGCGTGGGGACGAAGCTCCAGATCGCCTTTATGACGGGACGGCACGACAGTATCGGACAGGACGCCGTGGCCATGTGCGTCAACGATGTGCTGGTCCAGGGGGCGGAACCCCTGTTTTTTCTTGACTATCTGGCCGTGGGAAAACTGGAGCCCACTCAGGTGGGAGAGATCGTGCGAGGCGTGGCGGCGGCCTGCAGGGAATCCGGCTGCGCCCTGATCGGCGGAGAAACGGCGGAGATGGCGGGGTTTTACAAAACAGGGGAGTATGACATCGCGGGGTTCTGCGTGGGCATAGCGGATCGGGAAAAACTTCTGCCTCGTCCTGATATTGTCCCGGGGGATCTGGTGATCGGACTGCCCTCCAGCGGCCTGCATTCCAACGGATTTTCCCTCGTGCGAAAAATCTGTTTCGACCATAAAAAAATGACGGTGGAGACGGTTATCCCCGAGCTTGGAAATATCCCGCTGGGGACGGAACTGCTGAAGCCCACCCGACTCTATCCGAAAATCCTTCTGCCCTTTCTTGCCGGGGACAATCACGGCATAAAGGGCATGGTGCACGTTACCGGCGGCGGATTTTACGACAATATCCCGAGAGTTTTACCGGAGGGGGTCGCCGTCCGGATTTATCGTGATTCATGGGAAATTCTGCCGATTTTCTCACTGTTGCAACAGTGGGGTAATGTAGCGGAGCCAGAGATGTTTCGTACGTTCAACATGGGGATTGGGCTGATTCTCATCGTTTCTCCGGACTGTGCCCCGACGCTTTTTGCGAAGCTGAAGGCGGGCGGAGAGGCGCCTCAAACCATTGGCGCCGTCGTGGAAGGCCCCCGGAGTGTGACGATCGAGGGGATCTTTCGGGAGGAATGATGTCATGAGGCATGATGCGATGAGGAATGAAGGAACTTCCCTGCGACTGGGAGTGCTGGTTTCAGGACGGGGCAGCAACCTCCAGGCCCTGCTGGACCGGCTCGCCGAAAACGAAGGATTTGCGGGAAATCCGGAAATTGCGGTGGTGGTCTCGGACAGGCCTGACGCCTTTGCTCTGAAACGTCTGGAGGGGCGCGATATTCCCGGCCTCGTCGTGGAGCGTGGGGCTTTTCCGGATCGTGAGGCTTTTGAGGCCGCCATCGTCGACGTTCTGGAAAAACATCGCGTAAACCTCGTCGTTCTGGCCGGTTTCATGCGTGTTCTGAGCCCCTGGTTCATCCGGCGCTTTCCCCGCCGCATCGTCAACATCCATCCTTCCCTGCTTCCCTCCTTCACGGGTCTGCACGCTCAGCGGCAGGCTCTGGAACATGGGGTCAAAATAGCGGGATGTACGGTCCATTTCGTAGATGAAACGCTGGATGGCGGCCCGATTATTGCCCAGGCCGCGGTGCCGGTTCTGCCCGGAGACACGGAAGAAACCCTGAGCGACCGCATTCTGGTGGAAGAACATCGGCTGCTTCCGTCGGTGATCCTGGATTTTGCGAACGGAAGCCGCGACTTTGGACTGCCGGACTGATAGGCTGATAAAT
Proteins encoded in this region:
- the purL gene encoding phosphoribosylformylglycinamidine synthase subunit PurL, which produces MSEKISIEKQLKENGLTREEYERILSLMKREPNSLELALFGVMWSEHCSYKNSKAQLRKFPTAGPQVVQGPGENAGVVRVDGKLCVVFKMESHNHPSAIEPYQGAATGSGGIIRDIFAMGARPVAVLDSLRFGSLGASRTKELLRGIVAGVGGYGNCIGIPTVGGEAVFHPSWQGNPLVNVMCVGLVEEDKIFKGQASGVGNIVMVVGARTGRDGIRGASFASEELSDADPDKRPNVQVGDPFMEKLLLEATLEVLQLNLVVGLQDLGAAGLTSSAAEMAGRAGNGLYIDVEKVPLRETGLEPWEIMLSESQERMLFVVDPSKVEEIEAVFKKWELTATAIGEVTGDGRFTIRKGEKVLASVPAGFLTDQAPVNIRHWREPLRFVDPRRIDHSLLRNWENWTGLLKKLLASSNITSKRWIYEQYDHLVGLNTVVRPGSDAAVLRLPESEKGIALSIDCNSRYVFLNPQLGGAIAVAESARNVAASGAKPLAITNCLNFGNPENPEIYWQFVNATDGMAEACQEFSTPVTGGNVSFYNEFDGRAIFPTPAIGMVGVLEKVEDRVSSAFRKAEDLVILVGKSLEELGASEAHFVLTGRDEGLVPSLDYGREKRLHAFLVEAAQRHLLASAHDCSEGGLAVALAESAIQGELGVSLEWTDDISPAAALFGETQSRAVISISPARKEKTEELMEKYCLHYTFLGTVTADKKFVLRYNGETVIESSISELAPLWNDTLAEAMK
- the purM gene encoding phosphoribosylformylglycinamidine cyclo-ligase, whose translation is MTAPDHQSLSYKDAGVDIEAGNRSVEEIREAADSTRRPEVIGSLGGFGGLFALNASRYKNPVLVSGTDGVGTKLQIAFMTGRHDSIGQDAVAMCVNDVLVQGAEPLFFLDYLAVGKLEPTQVGEIVRGVAAACRESGCALIGGETAEMAGFYKTGEYDIAGFCVGIADREKLLPRPDIVPGDLVIGLPSSGLHSNGFSLVRKICFDHKKMTVETVIPELGNIPLGTELLKPTRLYPKILLPFLAGDNHGIKGMVHVTGGGFYDNIPRVLPEGVAVRIYRDSWEILPIFSLLQQWGNVAEPEMFRTFNMGIGLILIVSPDCAPTLFAKLKAGGEAPQTIGAVVEGPRSVTIEGIFREE
- a CDS encoding gamma-glutamyl-gamma-aminobutyrate hydrolase family protein; this translates as MQPLIGITSYFLNTRDKDNKPLERYLSPNVYVSYPTYVHRVERAGGIPIDIPYYLDDASVFALAEKLDGILFCGGEDVNPQYYGEPVAGTKTVVPERDALEFKLLDAFFKLRKPIFGICRGEQVINTFFKGSLIQDIARENKGYIEHSRSDNPDSPVHKIAVKTGTRLHSILGETTVNVNSLHHQAARTPGEGLVVSARSEDGLVEGLELPDYPFLLGVQWHPERLDIPPHFALFEEFIRSSRRSS
- the purN gene encoding phosphoribosylglycinamide formyltransferase; the protein is MRHDAMRNEGTSLRLGVLVSGRGSNLQALLDRLAENEGFAGNPEIAVVVSDRPDAFALKRLEGRDIPGLVVERGAFPDREAFEAAIVDVLEKHRVNLVVLAGFMRVLSPWFIRRFPRRIVNIHPSLLPSFTGLHAQRQALEHGVKIAGCTVHFVDETLDGGPIIAQAAVPVLPGDTEETLSDRILVEEHRLLPSVILDFANGSRDFGLPD
- the purE gene encoding 5-(carboxyamino)imidazole ribonucleotide mutase gives rise to the protein MPKVSIILGSDSDWPIIEPGYLVLKEFGIGVDVLVASAHRTPRVVEEFAVSAREKGAEVLIAVAGAAAHLPGVVAAWTTLPVIGVPVAGHALAGMDALFSILQMPSGVPVGTMAIDGGKNAALYAISILALKYEDLARRLLDFREAQARMVARKNEVLQAELAAGDKTEAQKEKELQIER
- the purF gene encoding amidophosphoribosyltransferase, producing MDAYGENSSWHEECGIFGVWSKTASVTDICYMGLFALQHRGQESAGIAVTDGMHIDIAKGMGLMTEAFKPRLPAIRGHSAIGHVRYSTVGGSILSNVQPFLSSFSGGFISLAHNGSLTNAQRIRHDLEKEGCPFQSTSDTETILNLISVTPAPTLEEKILTALEQIDGAYCLVIMTGDRLIGVRDPHAFHPLCLGRLKDGYVLASESCALDAVNADFVRDVLPGEMIVIDESGMRSSFLRKKAKLSNCIFEYIYFARPDSVIDGRSVWQSRYRMGRQLAKEYPVSADAVVPVPDTGIAAAIGFSAESGIPYVEGLIKNRYVGRTFILPDQTKRKATVEMKLNPVRANLQGKKIILIDDSIVRGTTSARLIALLRSAGAAEVHMCVSSPPITHPCYYGIDTSIRKELIAAVSSEEEISRKIGTDGLHYLSRQGLLASVEDSAGQCMCTSCFCGAYPTDVTECLESEDLKPEMRSGIVLKAGSEVGV
- the purQ gene encoding phosphoribosylformylglycinamidine synthase subunit PurQ, which codes for MKNGMKAGIVVFPGSNCDRDCYRALKAVTGVEARFVWHRESSLEDFDLIILPGGFSFGDYLRTGAIARFSPVMNEVIRLGKRGVRLLGICNGFQILAEAGLLPGALLRNQGLLFICKDIYMKVERSNTDFTNKYEQGQVLRMPVIHGEGNYTIDEAGYHELVDGEQVIFRYCASDGSVNPSDAPNGAMGNIAGIINREGNILGLMPHPEKVSEPIMGGEDGAGVFRSLLSVLSV
- the purS gene encoding phosphoribosylformylglycinamidine synthase subunit PurS — protein: MFRVKVTVMLKRSVLDPQGAALERALNACRDDALSFSEVSSVRVGKVIEMTCDGNDAESVKERMHSLADRILANPVMEEYTVSVESLS
- a CDS encoding phosphoribosylaminoimidazolesuccinocarboxamide synthase → MGTETLLYEGKAKKIFATDNPDEVRVYFKDDATAFDGKKKGTIQSKGVLNNSISTFFFELLASEGIPSHFIRKIDERNMLVKKLAIIPIEVVMRNIAAGSLSKRLGWEEGRKLPQSVVELYYKDDALGDPLINHSHVAVLGIADSARVDILEKTGLKINAILTEFLAKKNLLLVDFKLEFGLYEGQVLLGDEISPDTCRFWDSRTNEKLDKDRFRRDLGNVEGAYEEIWRRLGGGK